One window of the Enterobacter huaxiensis genome contains the following:
- the cheR gene encoding protein-glutamate O-methyltransferase CheR — protein MTSPTPTGQTSLLLQMTQRLALSDAHFRRICQLIYQRAGIVLADHKRDMVYNRLVRRLRTLGLDDFGRYLSMLEANQNSAEWQAFINSLTTNLTAFFREAHHFPVLADHARRRTGGEYRVWSAAASTGEEPYSLAITLADTLGMTPGRWKVYASDIDTEVLEKARNGVYRQDELKTLSPQQLQRYFMRGTGPHEGLVRVRQELANCVEFAPVNLLDKQYNVPGPFDAIFCRNVMIYFDKTTQQDILRRFVPLLKPDGLLFAGHSENFSNLAREFSLRGQTVYALSKEKA, from the coding sequence CAGATGACACAGCGCCTCGCGCTGTCCGACGCGCATTTTCGTCGGATATGTCAGTTAATCTACCAGCGTGCGGGGATCGTGCTTGCGGATCATAAGCGAGACATGGTCTACAACCGTCTGGTGCGTCGCTTGCGCACGCTGGGGCTGGATGATTTTGGCCGCTATCTGAGCATGCTCGAAGCGAACCAGAACAGCGCCGAATGGCAGGCTTTTATCAACTCATTGACCACTAACCTGACGGCCTTTTTCCGTGAGGCGCACCACTTCCCGGTACTGGCGGATCACGCGCGCCGCCGCACCGGGGGGGAGTATCGCGTCTGGAGCGCGGCGGCTTCAACCGGGGAGGAGCCGTACTCGCTGGCGATTACCCTCGCCGACACGCTGGGGATGACGCCGGGCCGCTGGAAAGTGTACGCCAGCGATATCGACACCGAGGTGCTGGAAAAAGCCCGCAACGGCGTTTACCGCCAGGACGAGCTAAAAACGCTGTCGCCTCAGCAGCTTCAGCGCTATTTCATGCGCGGAACAGGGCCACATGAAGGGCTGGTGCGCGTACGCCAGGAGCTGGCGAACTGCGTTGAATTCGCCCCGGTCAACCTGCTGGACAAGCAGTACAACGTGCCTGGGCCATTTGACGCGATCTTTTGTCGTAACGTGATGATCTATTTTGATAAAACGACGCAACAGGACATCCTGCGTCGCTTTGTTCCGTTGCTCAAGCCTGACGGTTTACTGTTTGCCGGGCACTCGGAAAACTTCAGCAACCTCGCGCGTGAGTTTAGCCTGCGTGGGCAAACGGTTTATGCGCTGAGTAAGGAAAAAGCATGA
- a CDS encoding protein-glutamate methylesterase/protein-glutamine glutaminase, with amino-acid sequence MSKIRVLSVDDSALMRQIMTEIINSHSDMEMVATAPDPLVARDLIKKYNPDVLTLDVEMPRMDGIDFLEKLMRLRPMPVVMVSSLTGKGSEITLRALELGAVDFVTKPQLGIREGMLAYSEMIAEKIRTASRAKLAAHKPMAAPATLKAGPLLSSEKLLVIGASTGGTEAIRHVLQPLPLSSPGILITQHMPPGFTRSFAERLNKLCQISVKEAEDGERVLPGHAYIAPGDKHMELSRSGANYQIKIHDGPPVNRHRPSVDVLFHSVAKHAGRNAVGVILTGMGNDGAAGMLAMHQAGAWTIAQNEASCVVFGMPREAINMGGVSEVVDLSQVSQQMLAKISAGQAIRI; translated from the coding sequence ATGAGTAAAATCAGGGTATTGTCTGTCGATGATTCGGCGCTGATGCGCCAGATCATGACTGAAATTATCAATAGCCACAGCGATATGGAGATGGTTGCGACAGCGCCCGATCCCCTGGTAGCGCGGGATTTAATCAAAAAATATAACCCCGACGTGCTGACGCTGGATGTTGAAATGCCGCGCATGGACGGCATCGATTTCCTGGAAAAATTAATGCGTCTGCGTCCGATGCCGGTGGTGATGGTCTCCTCCCTGACCGGTAAAGGTTCGGAAATTACCCTGCGCGCGCTTGAGCTGGGGGCGGTGGATTTTGTCACTAAGCCTCAGCTGGGCATTCGCGAAGGGATGCTGGCATACAGCGAGATGATCGCCGAGAAGATCCGCACCGCGTCGCGCGCGAAGCTGGCGGCGCACAAGCCGATGGCCGCGCCGGCGACCCTGAAGGCCGGCCCGTTACTCAGCTCGGAAAAACTGCTGGTGATTGGTGCATCAACCGGGGGAACAGAGGCAATTCGCCATGTACTCCAGCCATTGCCGCTCTCAAGCCCCGGTATTCTTATTACCCAGCATATGCCGCCAGGCTTTACCCGCTCCTTCGCCGAGCGTCTGAACAAACTGTGTCAGATCAGCGTAAAAGAGGCGGAAGACGGCGAGCGCGTGCTCCCGGGCCATGCGTATATCGCGCCGGGCGACAAGCATATGGAACTGTCGCGCAGCGGCGCGAACTATCAAATCAAAATTCATGACGGGCCGCCGGTTAACCGGCACCGTCCGTCGGTGGATGTGCTGTTTCATTCGGTGGCGAAACATGCGGGGCGCAACGCCGTTGGGGTGATCCTGACGGGGATGGGCAACGATGGTGCCGCCGGAATGCTTGCAATGCACCAGGCTGGCGCCTGGACGATTGCGCAGAATGAAGCAAGTTGTGTGGTGTTCGGCATGCCGCGCGAGGCCATCAATATGGGTGGCGTGAGCGAAGTGGTCGATCTTAGCCAGGTAAGCCAGCAGATGCTGGCGAAAATCAGTGCCGGACAGGCAATACGTATTTAA
- the cheY gene encoding chemotaxis response regulator CheY, producing MADKELRFLVVDDFSTMRRIVRNLLKELGFNNVEEAEDGVDALNKLQAGGFGFVISDWNMPNMDGLELLKTIRADAGMASLPVLMVTAEAKKENIIAAAQAGASGYVVKPFTAATLEEKLGKIFEKLGM from the coding sequence ATGGCGGACAAAGAGCTCAGATTTTTGGTTGTGGATGACTTTTCCACCATGCGTCGCATCGTGCGCAACCTGCTGAAAGAGCTGGGCTTCAACAACGTTGAAGAAGCAGAAGACGGCGTGGATGCGCTGAACAAACTGCAGGCAGGCGGCTTTGGTTTTGTGATTTCCGACTGGAACATGCCGAACATGGATGGTCTGGAACTGCTGAAAACCATTCGTGCAGATGCCGGTATGGCCTCCCTGCCGGTGCTGATGGTGACGGCGGAAGCGAAGAAAGAGAACATCATTGCAGCAGCACAGGCGGGCGCAAGCGGCTACGTGGTGAAGCCGTTTACGGCCGCGACCCTGGAAGAGAAGCTCGGCAAGATCTTCGAGAAACTCGGCATGTGA
- the cheZ gene encoding protein phosphatase CheZ, which yields MLQPAMKPVEEHSPSDIIARIGSLTRMLRDSLRELGLDQAIAEAAEAIPDARDRLDYVVQMTAQAAERALNSVEASQPHQDAMEKGAKALTTRWDEWFENPIELADARELVTDTRQFLGDVPGHTSFTNAQLLDIMMAQDFQDLTGQVIKRMMDVIQEIERQLLMVLLENIPEPAARPKRENESLLNGPQLDATKAGVVASQDQVDDLLDSLGF from the coding sequence ATGTTGCAACCTGCTATGAAACCCGTTGAAGAACATTCACCCAGCGACATTATTGCCCGCATTGGCAGCCTGACGCGCATGCTGCGTGACAGCCTGCGCGAGCTGGGGCTGGACCAGGCCATCGCCGAAGCAGCGGAAGCAATTCCGGATGCGCGTGACCGTCTGGACTACGTTGTGCAGATGACCGCACAGGCGGCCGAGCGCGCGCTAAACAGCGTTGAAGCCTCACAGCCGCACCAGGATGCGATGGAGAAGGGCGCGAAAGCGCTGACCACGCGCTGGGATGAGTGGTTTGAAAACCCTATCGAGCTGGCCGATGCGCGCGAGCTGGTAACCGATACCCGCCAGTTCCTGGGCGATGTACCGGGCCACACCAGCTTCACCAACGCCCAGCTGCTGGACATCATGATGGCGCAGGATTTCCAGGACCTGACCGGTCAGGTGATCAAACGCATGATGGATGTGATCCAGGAGATTGAGCGCCAGCTGCTGATGGTGCTGCTGGAAAACATCCCTGAACCGGCCGCCCGTCCAAAACGCGAGAACGAAAGCCTGCTCAATGGCCCACAGCTCGACGCCACCAAAGCGGGCGTTGTGGCAAGCCAGGATCAGGTGGACGACCTGCTGGACAGCCTTGGGTTCTGA
- a CDS encoding fimbrial protein, whose amino-acid sequence MLIKLKKHATTASLICALGLVSARPGWAGVTILHNCFGAPQTYATVFDHEFTSGDNIVNHDYEVPDHLVGSGADMVANCTCPGNLFSSSMIYEKTLAGSPLTAGTNGYGYLTDKIDAGITAYADAVNSPDGKSLTPVPVNEYPTPLGSMNSVIENSLAKTEGDASVCSNETKPTGAAEIKRNFRWNVIAVMLRVKKPILGEEAIPPTIVAQNYACLYIGTGASCDPAEAEHVSDIWFSGTLSAPLSCTINAGSTIEVEFGSIVSKQFVSKGQPPQGYALKNVDIAYHCDDNAVGNTDRIKLTLSADQGVVDSSTPYIAKLLERDDLGVRVYDENSRDVALDGTYAFPVTMDEQGNGVIKIQAVPVSTTDAHPVPGRFEGNVTVKMDLR is encoded by the coding sequence ATGTTAATTAAACTCAAGAAACACGCCACGACGGCCTCATTGATTTGCGCTCTGGGCCTGGTCTCTGCCCGCCCAGGCTGGGCTGGCGTCACGATACTGCATAACTGCTTCGGTGCCCCGCAAACTTACGCGACCGTATTCGACCACGAATTCACGTCAGGCGATAACATCGTCAATCATGATTATGAAGTGCCCGACCATCTGGTCGGCAGCGGTGCCGACATGGTGGCCAACTGCACGTGTCCGGGAAACCTGTTTTCATCGAGCATGATCTATGAAAAAACCCTGGCGGGCAGTCCGCTTACGGCAGGTACAAACGGCTATGGCTATTTGACCGATAAGATCGACGCCGGTATCACAGCCTATGCCGATGCTGTCAACTCACCGGACGGTAAATCCCTGACGCCCGTGCCTGTCAATGAATACCCTACCCCGCTGGGTAGCATGAATAGCGTGATAGAAAATTCACTCGCGAAAACCGAGGGCGATGCCAGCGTCTGCAGCAATGAGACCAAACCCACGGGCGCCGCTGAGATAAAGCGTAATTTCCGCTGGAACGTCATTGCGGTCATGCTGCGCGTTAAAAAACCCATTTTGGGAGAGGAAGCGATCCCGCCGACAATCGTCGCCCAGAACTATGCCTGTCTCTATATTGGTACCGGTGCAAGCTGCGATCCCGCAGAGGCGGAACACGTATCAGATATCTGGTTTAGCGGCACGCTATCGGCCCCGCTAAGCTGCACGATTAACGCGGGCAGCACCATTGAGGTTGAATTTGGCAGTATCGTCAGCAAGCAATTCGTCAGTAAAGGGCAGCCACCGCAAGGTTATGCCCTCAAAAACGTGGATATTGCCTACCACTGTGATGATAACGCGGTGGGAAATACTGACCGGATAAAACTCACGCTGTCTGCCGATCAGGGCGTGGTGGATAGCAGTACGCCGTATATTGCAAAGCTGCTTGAAAGAGACGATCTCGGCGTGCGGGTGTACGATGAAAACAGCCGGGACGTTGCGTTGGACGGTACCTATGCGTTTCCGGTGACGATGGACGAGCAGGGAAATGGCGTCATCAAAATTCAGGCCGTCCCGGTGAGTACCACAGACGCTCACCCCGTGCCGGGCCGTTTCGAAGGTAACGTCACGGTGAAAATGGACCTTCGCTAA
- a CDS encoding fimbria/pilus outer membrane usher protein, with protein sequence MANCAAHAREYRFSPSSLEGDMLTQQDIDLSLFSKSNAQLPGTYPSSVVVNGRRLNDAVIAYVSAPDGALMPQLTPDMLRAWGINVDRYPQLLKIPARSTLPDTLGSYIPQASARLEFSTMTLTLSIPQAAISGTGRDYIDPSRWDDGVPVLFSDYAFSGSQNNDSGNNSTTNQYLNLRTGANIGGWRMRNYSTWSNSDNENRWETINTFLQHDVDVLKAQFTAGESNTRGEVFDSLQYRGVNLASDEEMLPYSQRGYAPVIRGIASSNAEVSVRQNGYLIYQQNVAPGAFEIDDLYSTTNSGDLEVTVKEADGTEHHFTQPYSSIAVMQRPGHIKYEMTAGRYRADSGSEQKEPDFLQGSMIYGLNNLLTWFGGLTLSKDYSAANTGFGVALGPLGSLSADVTLADARLDDDSQHTGQSWRLLYTGKLDSTNTNFSLGSYRYSSRGYYSFADANQKLDGHEEDLLFHYNKRNRIQASVSQAIGGLSLYLNGYQQDYWGTSNKERSLSVGFNTVYAGVSYHMAYSYSRTNGEESDRMVSFGLSVPLSRWLPRAWSSYNISNTKQGYTRQNVGLSGTLLDDERLSYSLQQSHTNHDGEDTSSVYGSYRSQYANLNAGYYASSNDSRRLNYGISGGIVAHPQGVTLAQPLGNQFAIVNANDASGVRFQNQRGVQTDWQGNAVIPSLTPYQENHIRIDTSSLPENVDSSDTSATVIPSRNAAVMARFDAHTGYRLLITLKRTNGQLVPFGAIATSDAPVMSGIVDDTGTVYLAGIGETARLTVKWGNTSDQQCSARIAQPADGENESPNGIRSVSALCHQEQPHVN encoded by the coding sequence ATGGCGAACTGCGCTGCGCATGCCAGGGAGTACCGTTTCTCCCCCTCCTCGCTGGAAGGGGACATGTTGACCCAACAGGATATCGATCTCTCACTGTTTTCAAAATCCAATGCGCAGCTTCCCGGTACTTATCCATCAAGCGTAGTAGTTAATGGCCGTCGCCTTAACGACGCCGTTATCGCCTACGTCAGCGCGCCTGACGGAGCACTGATGCCCCAGCTGACGCCAGATATGCTGCGTGCCTGGGGAATTAATGTCGATCGCTATCCCCAACTGCTGAAAATCCCTGCCCGTTCCACATTACCCGACACGTTAGGCAGCTATATACCTCAGGCATCTGCCCGGCTTGAGTTTTCGACGATGACGCTAACGCTCAGCATACCCCAGGCTGCGATAAGCGGAACCGGTCGAGACTATATCGATCCGTCACGCTGGGACGATGGCGTACCCGTCTTGTTCAGTGACTATGCTTTTTCAGGTTCGCAAAACAACGATAGCGGTAACAACAGCACCACAAACCAGTACCTGAATTTGCGTACCGGCGCGAATATTGGCGGCTGGCGGATGCGCAACTACTCAACGTGGAGCAACTCGGATAACGAAAACCGGTGGGAGACGATCAACACCTTCCTGCAACACGACGTAGACGTCCTGAAGGCACAATTTACCGCCGGTGAGAGTAATACCCGCGGTGAAGTATTTGATAGCCTGCAGTATCGCGGGGTTAATCTCGCCTCCGATGAAGAGATGCTGCCCTACAGCCAGCGCGGCTATGCCCCCGTCATTCGCGGTATCGCCAGCTCGAATGCCGAAGTCTCCGTGCGCCAGAACGGATATCTCATCTATCAGCAGAACGTCGCGCCAGGTGCGTTTGAGATCGATGACCTCTACTCCACCACCAATAGCGGGGATCTGGAGGTCACGGTCAAAGAGGCTGACGGCACAGAGCACCACTTTACACAGCCCTACTCCAGCATCGCGGTTATGCAGCGCCCGGGCCATATCAAGTATGAAATGACGGCGGGCCGTTATCGTGCTGACAGCGGCAGCGAGCAAAAAGAACCCGACTTTCTACAGGGAAGCATGATTTACGGTTTAAACAACCTGCTTACCTGGTTTGGCGGGCTGACGCTGTCTAAAGACTATAGCGCTGCCAATACGGGTTTTGGCGTGGCGCTGGGGCCACTGGGTTCATTATCGGCGGACGTGACCCTTGCCGATGCGAGACTTGACGATGACAGCCAGCATACCGGCCAGTCCTGGCGTCTGCTCTATACGGGCAAACTTGATTCGACCAACACCAACTTCAGCCTGGGCAGCTATCGCTATTCCAGCCGCGGTTACTACAGTTTTGCCGATGCCAATCAAAAGCTGGATGGACACGAAGAAGACTTACTGTTCCATTACAATAAGCGCAACCGCATTCAGGCCAGCGTCAGCCAGGCCATTGGCGGCTTGAGCCTTTACCTCAACGGCTATCAGCAGGATTACTGGGGGACCTCGAATAAAGAGCGCAGCCTGTCGGTTGGATTTAACACCGTTTATGCCGGTGTGAGCTACCACATGGCCTACAGCTACAGCAGAACGAACGGTGAAGAGTCGGACCGGATGGTCTCCTTCGGCCTGAGCGTTCCGCTTTCCAGATGGCTACCCCGCGCCTGGAGCAGCTATAACATCAGTAACACTAAACAGGGGTACACGCGCCAAAACGTCGGACTAAGCGGCACGCTGCTGGACGATGAACGCCTGAGCTACTCGCTGCAGCAGAGCCATACAAACCACGACGGAGAAGATACCAGCAGCGTGTACGGCAGCTACCGTTCGCAATACGCCAATCTGAACGCCGGGTATTACGCCTCCTCCAATGATTCCAGACGGCTCAACTACGGTATCAGCGGCGGTATCGTTGCGCATCCACAGGGCGTCACGCTGGCTCAGCCTTTAGGCAATCAGTTTGCCATCGTGAACGCCAACGACGCCTCTGGCGTCCGTTTCCAGAACCAGCGCGGCGTTCAGACTGACTGGCAGGGCAACGCCGTCATTCCTTCGCTAACCCCGTATCAGGAAAATCACATTCGCATCGACACCTCAAGCCTCCCGGAAAACGTGGACAGCAGCGACACGTCTGCCACCGTCATCCCTTCTCGCAACGCGGCGGTAATGGCGCGTTTTGATGCTCACACGGGTTATCGCCTGTTAATCACGCTGAAGCGTACAAACGGCCAGCTCGTCCCGTTTGGGGCTATAGCGACCAGCGACGCACCGGTTATGAGCGGCATTGTCGATGATACCGGCACCGTCTATCTGGCAGGCATTGGAGAAACCGCGCGGCTCACGGTGAAATGGGGGAATACTTCTGACCAGCAGTGCAGCGCCCGCATTGCACAACCAGCCGATGGAGAAAATGAAAGCCCTAACGGTATTCGCTCCGTTAGCGCGCTATGTCACCAGGAACAACCGCATGTTAATTAA
- a CDS encoding fimbrial biogenesis chaperone, which produces MRKTTKALLCLPVIVSTLCHATGIQIGRTRIIYDATKKEVALPLQNNDKELPWLIQSWTDTGDGKTRGPFIVTPPLFRLDPQKEQSLRITWNGAALPGDKESLFYMNVRTVPATATDDANKNVLRLIYKTRLKMFWRPAGLDGSPSESCKNLRFVRHDRQLTALNAGAFYSVFDSLTLGETKIEKADMVSPKSSVDIPLPESVKGTSVSWRCITDYGNASEKYTSTLTQD; this is translated from the coding sequence ATGCGCAAAACCACTAAAGCCTTATTATGCCTTCCCGTTATTGTGAGCACGCTATGTCACGCGACGGGAATACAGATCGGCCGTACACGCATAATCTACGATGCCACGAAAAAGGAAGTTGCCCTGCCCTTGCAAAATAATGATAAAGAACTGCCCTGGCTGATTCAGTCCTGGACGGATACGGGTGATGGCAAAACCCGCGGGCCGTTTATCGTGACCCCGCCGCTCTTTCGTCTCGACCCGCAAAAAGAGCAAAGTCTGCGAATTACCTGGAACGGTGCGGCGTTACCCGGCGATAAAGAGTCGCTGTTCTATATGAACGTGCGAACCGTCCCCGCCACGGCAACGGATGATGCCAATAAAAACGTGCTGCGTCTTATCTATAAAACGCGCCTGAAAATGTTCTGGCGCCCTGCCGGTCTAGACGGTTCGCCATCGGAGTCCTGCAAAAATCTGCGCTTCGTACGTCACGATCGGCAGCTTACCGCCCTCAATGCCGGGGCATTTTACAGCGTGTTTGACTCGCTAACCCTGGGGGAAACAAAGATAGAGAAAGCCGATATGGTCAGCCCCAAATCCAGCGTCGACATTCCTCTCCCCGAGAGCGTAAAGGGGACGAGCGTCAGCTGGCGCTGTATCACCGATTACGGCAATGCTTCTGAAAAATACACTTCAACCCTGACGCAGGATTAA
- a CDS encoding fimbrial protein, with amino-acid sequence MDFKKNIIAGLAFATASMGAFAAEMNAGTIHFTGEIIEPSCTIEGNNGTDSTIPLGTYPKSVFTDVGSETTLMPFSITLINCPLKSDGLPAVQLTFNGPTTLTNTSTLLDVSKITTAGDTAATGIGVAVSPAGKNNQLITMDGAEGQIYIELATRASDTIKADFNARYKSFASEVTAGPADADMTVNILYR; translated from the coding sequence ATGGACTTCAAAAAGAATATTATTGCTGGCCTGGCGTTCGCCACCGCGTCGATGGGCGCCTTCGCTGCCGAAATGAATGCGGGGACTATTCACTTCACGGGTGAAATTATTGAACCAAGCTGTACGATTGAGGGTAACAATGGTACAGATAGCACGATCCCTCTGGGTACCTATCCTAAATCAGTCTTTACTGATGTGGGTTCTGAAACCACGCTGATGCCGTTTTCGATTACGCTGATAAACTGCCCGTTAAAAAGCGACGGGCTTCCGGCCGTACAGCTCACGTTCAACGGCCCAACAACGCTGACCAATACCTCTACGCTGCTTGACGTCAGTAAAATTACTACCGCGGGCGACACCGCAGCCACCGGTATCGGCGTAGCCGTCAGTCCTGCAGGCAAGAATAACCAGTTAATCACCATGGACGGTGCTGAAGGGCAGATCTATATCGAACTGGCCACAAGAGCCTCTGATACCATTAAGGCTGATTTTAATGCCCGCTACAAGTCATTTGCCAGTGAGGTTACTGCCGGTCCTGCTGATGCAGATATGACGGTAAATATTCTCTATCGCTAA
- the flhB gene encoding flagellar biosynthesis protein FlhB, which translates to MSEESDDKTEAPTPHRLEKAREDGQIPRSRELTSLLILVVGVCIIWLGGESLARKLAGMLSSGLRFDHSMVNDPNLILGQIIILIKGAMLALLPLIVGVVLVAIISPIMLGGLVFSGKSLQPKFSKLNPFPGIAKMFSAQTGAELVKAILKSTLMGSAAGFYLWHNWPEMMRLISESPLSAMSNAMNLIGLCSLLVVLSIIPMVGFDVIFQIYSHIKKLRMSRQDIRDEYKQMEGDPHVKGRIRQMQRAAARRRMMEDVPKADVIVTNPTHYSVALQYDENKMSAPKVVAKGAGLIALRIREVATENRVPILEAPPLARALYRHAEIGQQIPGQLYAAVAEVLAWVWQLKRWRLAGGQRPVKPENLPVPDALDFLNEKDTDG; encoded by the coding sequence GTGTCAGAAGAGAGCGACGACAAAACAGAAGCCCCCACACCCCACCGACTTGAAAAAGCGCGTGAGGACGGGCAAATCCCCCGATCCCGAGAACTGACATCCCTACTGATCCTTGTCGTAGGCGTGTGCATTATCTGGCTGGGTGGGGAGTCGCTCGCCCGCAAACTGGCGGGAATGCTCTCTTCCGGGTTGCGTTTTGACCACAGCATGGTCAACGATCCAAACCTCATACTCGGGCAAATCATTATTCTGATTAAAGGCGCGATGCTTGCCCTGCTGCCGCTGATCGTCGGCGTGGTACTGGTGGCCATTATCTCGCCCATCATGCTGGGCGGTCTGGTGTTTAGCGGCAAATCGCTGCAGCCAAAATTTTCCAAACTCAACCCGTTCCCCGGTATTGCAAAGATGTTCTCTGCCCAAACCGGCGCGGAACTGGTTAAAGCGATCCTCAAATCTACCCTGATGGGCAGCGCTGCCGGGTTTTACCTGTGGCACAACTGGCCTGAAATGATGCGCCTTATCAGCGAATCGCCGCTCAGCGCCATGAGTAATGCCATGAACCTTATTGGGCTGTGCTCGCTGCTGGTGGTGCTGAGCATTATCCCGATGGTGGGTTTCGACGTTATCTTCCAGATTTATTCCCACATCAAGAAGCTGCGCATGTCGCGTCAGGATATTCGCGATGAGTATAAGCAGATGGAAGGTGACCCGCATGTGAAAGGGCGTATTCGCCAGATGCAGCGCGCCGCCGCGCGTCGACGCATGATGGAAGACGTGCCGAAAGCCGACGTTATCGTCACCAACCCGACCCATTACTCCGTTGCGCTGCAGTACGACGAGAACAAAATGAGCGCGCCAAAAGTGGTGGCGAAGGGGGCTGGGCTTATCGCGCTGCGTATTCGTGAAGTGGCGACTGAAAACCGCGTACCTATTCTTGAAGCACCGCCGCTGGCGCGTGCGTTATACCGTCACGCTGAAATCGGACAACAGATCCCGGGACAACTCTACGCCGCCGTGGCGGAAGTGTTGGCCTGGGTATGGCAGCTGAAGCGCTGGCGTTTAGCAGGCGGACAACGACCTGTGAAACCTGAAAACCTTCCGGTGCCTGACGCGCTGGATTTTTTGAACGAGAAGGACACTGATGGCTAA